In Hypanus sabinus isolate sHypSab1 unplaced genomic scaffold, sHypSab1.hap1 scaffold_901, whole genome shotgun sequence, the following are encoded in one genomic region:
- the LOC132390449 gene encoding histone H2B-like, producing the protein FVRCLFSPSSEQFLIIIVFETDGEVPDPPKPAPKKGAKKAPSKPASKFGKKRKRSRKDSYKVMKQVLPDTGISSKAMSIMKSFVNDIFELIAGEAYRLADYNKRSTISSRETQTAVRLLLPGELAKHAVSEGTMAVTKYTSSN; encoded by the coding sequence TTTGTGCGCTGCCTATTTAGTCCGAGCTCCGAACAGTTTCtgattattattgtgtttgaaaCCGACGGGGAAGTGCCTGATCCTCCGAAACCCGCTCCCAAGAAGGGCGCCAAGAAAGCTCCGTCCAAACCGGCGAGCAAGTTTGGCAAGAAGCGCAAGAGGTCGAGGAAGGACAGTtacaaagtgatgaagcaggttctccccgacaccggcatctcctccaaggccatgagCATCATGAAATCATTCGTGAACGATATCTTCGAGCTCATCGCGGGTGAGGCTTATCGCCTGGCCGACTACAACAagcggtccaccatcagctcccggGAGACCCAGACCGCCGTGCGCCTGCTGCTGCCCGGGGAGCTGGCCAAGCACGCCGTTTCCGAAGGGACAATGGCGgtgaccaagtacaccagctccaaCTGA